The Methanobrevibacter sp. TLL-48-HuF1 genomic sequence TGTTATGGAATTAGCTGATTTTGAATTCTCCCCTGTACTTATGGATACCAAATATGATGAAGTACCAGAATTAGATGTTCTCATCGTAGAAGGTGGAATTAGGAATGATGAAAACAGGGAATTAGCTGAAATGTTAAATGAAAAAGCAAAATTTGTTATTGCTTATGGAACTTGTTCATGTTATGGAGGAATTCCAGGACTTGGTAACTTATGGACTGTAGAAGAATTAGAAGAAGAAGCTTACATTAATTCATGCTCTACTGTTAATCCAGAAGGAATTATTCCTAATGAAGAAGTACCAGCTCTTGAAAGCAGAGTAAGACCATTAAGTGCAGCAATGGATATTGATTTAATTATTCCTGGTTGCCCACCTCGTTCTGATGTTGTAGCTGAAGCTGTTTTAACATTATTACGTGGAGAAACTATCGAATTACCTGCAACTAACCTTTGTGAAGTATGTCCTAGAGAAAAACCACCTGCTGGTTTAGCTATGGACTTCATTAAAAGACAATTTGAAGTTGGAGCTCCTGAAAAAGATTTATGTTTAATTTCCCAAGGTTTAGTTTGTATGGGTCCTGCAACTGTTTCCTTATGTGGAGCAGAATGTCCTTCTATTGGAATCCAATGTAGAGGATGTTACGGTCCTACTTCTAAAGTATTAGACCAAGGAGCAAAAATGATTAGTGCTATTGCATCTGATTATGGTGTCGACGAAGATAAAACTGTTGACCCTGAAGCTGTAGCAGATCAATTAGATGATATTGTAGGTACTTTCTACACTTACACATTACCTGCTGCTTTAGTCCCTATGAAAATGCAGAAAGGAGGAGAATAATATGGTAAAACTTACTATGGAGCCTGTAACACGTATTGAAGGTCACGCTAAAATTACTGTACAGCTCGATGATGATGGAAATGTAGTCGATACAAGATTACATGTTATGGAATTCAGAGGTTTCGAAAAATTCTTACAAGGTCGTCCAGTTGAAGAATTAGCTAGGATTGTACCAAGAATCTGTGGTATTTGTGATGTTCAACACCACTTAGCAGCTGCAAAAGCAGTTGACCAAATTTTCGGTTTCGAAGATGAAAAAATCTTACCAACAGCATATAAAATGAGAGAAATTATGAACTGGGGTTCATTTATGCACTCCCACGCACTTCATTTCTACTTCTTAGCTGCTCCTGATTTAATCATCCCTGATGGAACCAGAAAAACCAGAAATGTTTTCCAAATTATTAAAGATCAACCTGAAATTGCACTTCAAGCAATTGAACTTAGGAGAAATGGTTTAGAAATTGTAAGAAAAATCGGTGGTCGTCCAATTCACCCAACTTCCTCTACTCCTGGAGGTATTTCTACTGAATTAGATGATGAAACTCAAAAAGATTTATTACAAAGAGCTCAAAGGAACGTAGAATTAGCACAAGCTACTCTCGACTTAGCTAAACCTATTTTTGAAGAAAAAATGGATTTAGTCAAATCTTTAGGTTACTTTGGTGACACCAGACACTGTGGTCTTGTAAATGATGGTGTATGGGATGTTTACAATGGTGATGTAAGAATAAAAGATGTTGATGGTAGTATCTACACTGAATACAAAAACTTAGAATACAAAGATGTTGTTGCTGAACATGTAAAACCTTACTCTTGGTTAAAATTCCCTTACATTAAAGAATTAGGATATCCTGAAGGTATTTACAGAGTAGCACCATTATCCAGGATTAACGTTGCTGATAAAATGCCAGATGCAGCACCTCTTGCACAAGCTGCATTTGAAGAATTCCATGACAAATTTGGATATGCACAAGCACCATTATTATTCCACTGGGCAAGACTTATTGAATTATTAGCATCTGCTGAATGTGCTGCTGATGCATTAGATCAAGATTTATCTGGTCCAAAATTCCCAGAAGAATTAGAAAGAACTGCTGGTGAAGGTGCAGGTATTGTAGAAGCTGCTCGTGGTACTTTAATACACAACTATGCATGTGATGACAATGGTTTAGTAACTGAAGCTAACATTGTTGTAGCTACTATCCAAAACAACCCAGCTATGGAAATGGGTATTCAACAAGTAGCTAAAGATTACATCAAACCTGGTGTAGAAGTAGACGATAAAATATTCAACTTAATGGAAATGGTTATCAGAGCATACGACCCATGTTTATCCTGTGCAACTCACACTATGGATAGCCAAATGAGATTAGCTGAAGTAGATATTGTAGACAGTGAAGGAAACATCATTAAAAAATTCTAATTGAGGGGTTTTAATAATGATAGTATTTAATGAAGATGGCTGTATCAGGTGTGGTGCTTGTGAAGGTACCTGCCCAACCTCAGCTATTGATGTAACACCTACTTCCATTATTCACTGTGATACTTGTGGAGGAGAACCAAAATGTGCTGATGTTTGTCCTGAAGGCGCATTAAAAGTAGAAACATATTCTATTGCAGAAGGGGCTGAAGATCAAGTAAGATTAGTATTTAACTCTACTTTATGTAATTCCTGTGGTAAATGTGCCGAAGCTTGTCCGCAAGACACTATTAAACTTACTGGAAACGATTTAATGGAAGTTGAAGGTTTCTGTGTAATGTGTCAAAAATGTGTAAACATCTGTCCTGTTGATGTAATTGGTATTCCTGGTATTGTAGAACCTAAAGGCGAAGTTATTGACCTTGAAGGTAAAGGACCTATTTACATTAATGATTGTGTAGGTTGTGGAACCTGTGTAGATCCATGTCCTGTTAGTGCAATTACTCTTGATGAAATTGGTGGAACCATTTCAATAGCTGATGATGTTTGTATTAAATGTGGTTTATGTTCACAAACCTGTCCTTGGAATGCAGTATTTATTTCTGAGAAAAAACCTGCAAAACGTGCTAAAACCATTAATTCCTTCGATTTAGAATTATCTAAATGTATTGGATGTAATACTTGTGTTGAAGCATGTCCTGGTGACTTTATTAAAGCTAATGCTGCAAACTTGTCTGTATTAATTCCAGATGCATGTGCTGCATGCCAATTATGTATAAAACTCTGTCCTACTGATGCATTAAGTATGGATGTTGAATGGGCTGACGGAGTTCCTGCAGATACTGAAGGATTAGGTTATGATGCTGAAAAATGTGACTTTGTTGGTGCATGTGCTAATAAATGTCCTACTGAAGCAATTCGTGTAGTAACTAAAACTGGTATGTTATGTCCTGCATTAGAAGAAACAGATGCTGAACCATCTTTTGCAAGTTGTATTAGATGTGGAGCATGTGCTGCAGTCTGTTCCAATAATGCTTTATCTGTTGGTTCAATAGAAAAAGTTATTGATGGTGAAACTGTAACTAGAGACAGGATAGAATTTAACCCATATAAATGTGACGAATGTGGTGACTGTATCGAAGCATGTCCATACAATATGCTCCATGCAACAGGTAATGAAAAATTCCCAATTATGGGATTCTGTACCTTATGTGGTCAATGTATCGAAGCATGTCCTAAAAACGCATTATATGATGCATAGGTGTATCAACACCTTTTCATCATTTTTCTTTTTTTTAATTATAACTTATTCATTATTGTTTTACCGTTTTTTATGGTCATTACTGCTTCGCCAGTATATTCCTGACCGTCAAATGGTGAATATTTGGCTTTTGTTTTGAAATTTTCAATATTGAATTTGCCTTCTTTTTTCAAATCGATAACTGTAAAATCAGCATCTTTCCCGATTGATATTGATCCTTTATTTTTTAAATTGTAAACTTTAGCTGCATTTTTGGATAATATTTTTGGAATTAATTTTAAATCAAGATTTCCTTTGTTTACCTGTGTTAACAAAAGAGATACTACAGTTTCTAATCCGGGAATTCCTGGTGAAGAACTCCAAACTCCCTGATTTTTATCTTCAAGTGTATGTGGAGCATGGTCTGTTCCAATAATTGTGTTTTCATCAATGTCACTTATGTTTATTTTATCTTTTGCCTCTCTTAATGGGGGGTTTGTTTTTATCATTGTGCCGTAAGTATTGTATGTACTGTTGTCTAATAATAAATGATGTGGTGTAAATTCATAGCTTACATTATTGGATTTAGCTAAATTTAGTGATTTTTTAGAGCTTAAATGACAAATATGTAAATTTAAATTATTTGCACTAGCTAGTTCAATAGCCTGTTTTACAGATTCATCTTCTGCTTTAGCAGG encodes the following:
- a CDS encoding F420-non-reducing hydrogenase subunit G, with translation MADKVKIGTMWLGGCSGCHLSIADFHESLLDVMELADFEFSPVLMDTKYDEVPELDVLIVEGGIRNDENRELAEMLNEKAKFVIAYGTCSCYGGIPGLGNLWTVEELEEEAYINSCSTVNPEGIIPNEEVPALESRVRPLSAAMDIDLIIPGCPPRSDVVAEAVLTLLRGETIELPATNLCEVCPREKPPAGLAMDFIKRQFEVGAPEKDLCLISQGLVCMGPATVSLCGAECPSIGIQCRGCYGPTSKVLDQGAKMISAIASDYGVDEDKTVDPEAVADQLDDIVGTFYTYTLPAALVPMKMQKGGE
- a CDS encoding Ni/Fe hydrogenase subunit alpha, encoding MVKLTMEPVTRIEGHAKITVQLDDDGNVVDTRLHVMEFRGFEKFLQGRPVEELARIVPRICGICDVQHHLAAAKAVDQIFGFEDEKILPTAYKMREIMNWGSFMHSHALHFYFLAAPDLIIPDGTRKTRNVFQIIKDQPEIALQAIELRRNGLEIVRKIGGRPIHPTSSTPGGISTELDDETQKDLLQRAQRNVELAQATLDLAKPIFEEKMDLVKSLGYFGDTRHCGLVNDGVWDVYNGDVRIKDVDGSIYTEYKNLEYKDVVAEHVKPYSWLKFPYIKELGYPEGIYRVAPLSRINVADKMPDAAPLAQAAFEEFHDKFGYAQAPLLFHWARLIELLASAECAADALDQDLSGPKFPEELERTAGEGAGIVEAARGTLIHNYACDDNGLVTEANIVVATIQNNPAMEMGIQQVAKDYIKPGVEVDDKIFNLMEMVIRAYDPCLSCATHTMDSQMRLAEVDIVDSEGNIIKKF
- a CDS encoding 4Fe-4S binding protein, yielding MIVFNEDGCIRCGACEGTCPTSAIDVTPTSIIHCDTCGGEPKCADVCPEGALKVETYSIAEGAEDQVRLVFNSTLCNSCGKCAEACPQDTIKLTGNDLMEVEGFCVMCQKCVNICPVDVIGIPGIVEPKGEVIDLEGKGPIYINDCVGCGTCVDPCPVSAITLDEIGGTISIADDVCIKCGLCSQTCPWNAVFISEKKPAKRAKTINSFDLELSKCIGCNTCVEACPGDFIKANAANLSVLIPDACAACQLCIKLCPTDALSMDVEWADGVPADTEGLGYDAEKCDFVGACANKCPTEAIRVVTKTGMLCPALEETDAEPSFASCIRCGACAAVCSNNALSVGSIEKVIDGETVTRDRIEFNPYKCDECGDCIEACPYNMLHATGNEKFPIMGFCTLCGQCIEACPKNALYDA
- a CDS encoding dihydroorotase family protein, yielding MDTIIENCKLINKIGNFYVGIKNGKIAKISKIPFEGGKKIDINGKLLLPGFIDPHVHFRDPGLTQKEDFKTGSESAANGGFTTVIDMPNTIPKTNTYKALKEKIAIADKKSIVNYELQAGWNTLEEMEKMISLNPISFKIFMDLENDETLEGIFEDLGTLKKTTSYNGLVAVHCENKAIIKKEISRLKQKEENIPIDYSYARPAKAEDESVKQAIELASANNLNLHICHLSSKKSLNLAKSNNVSYEFTPHHLLLDNSTYNTYGTMIKTNPPLREAKDKINISDIDENTIIGTDHAPHTLEDKNQGVWSSSPGIPGLETVVSLLLTQVNKGNLDLKLIPKILSKNAAKVYNLKNKGSISIGKDADFTVIDLKKEGKFNIENFKTKAKYSPFDGQEYTGEAVMTIKNGKTIMNKL